ATGGTTATGCCAAGCGTACAGGAAAATACGTCGAAGGTAAGGAAACCAGTGTGCTTGGATTGGTAAAAAACTATGATCAAGCGGGCTTTGCTCAAGATATTCATGGTCAACCTTATCCGATTATCGGTTTTGGTACGGGCAAAAAACGCCCCACTCAAAACCGTATGGATGACTTGGTACTGAACTTAAAAGACACTGATGTCTGTCATCCTGTACAAGGGCCAAAGGCACTACAAGGTGAAAAATATAGTTTCACCTATCCTTTGGCTGAAACGGGTTGGTGTACGGGCACTGCTGCGGATGATTTCCAACAAGAAGCTGTGATTCAAACGGGCTATAAAGATAAAGAAACGCATGGCGGTGCAGATGTGTTTTTAGGTGCGATTGGTCAGGGAGCCGATCAGTTCTCAGGTAGCCTTGAAAATATTGAGGTCAATCACCTCATTCGTAAGATCACAGGCTTATAGCAGAGGGATATCACATGAAACATACTTTAAAAACCATCCCATACATGATGCTTCTGCTTACAGCGTCGATTTCTTCAAGTGCTTTGTATGCTGCGGACACCACAGTTACACCGACGAAAAGCGTTATATTCTTTTTAGGCGATGGCATGGGACCAACCACAGTGACGGCAAGTCGTATTTATGCTGTGGGGGAAAATGGCAAACTGGCCATGGACAGCATGAAGCACGCAGCAAGGATTAAAACCTATTCTGAGGATGGTCAAACCACAGATAGCGCTCCCTCTATGGGCGCCTATATGACTGGGCAGAAAAATAAAAATGAAGTGATTGCCATGACAACAGGAACGGTTGCGGTCGAACCTGAAGAAGGAAAATTGCCAAATGGCAAAAGCTTAGCGAAAGCCATCAACCGTTGTCCAGAACAGGGCAGTAGTATGGTCGCAGGGATGCCTGCGTTAAGTATTTTAGAACTGGCAAAAAAGCAGGGTAAAGCGGTTGGCGTAGTGACGACGACCGAACTCACCCATGCCACACCTGCGGCAACCTATGCACATATCTGTCACCGTGATGCGCAATACGATATCGCGCTTCAAGCTGTTCCAAAAGGTAAAGCTTATAATCCAAACTTATTGGATGGCATTAATGTCCTTATGGGAGGCGGCTTAAATCATTGGACGCCTTATGATGCAGTCTCTAACCCCAAAGGGCGCTTGGATGGTCGTGATTTATTGGCAGAGTTTAAACAGCAGGGTTATCAAACCGTTTTAAGCCAAAGTGATTTGGCACAGACGGTCAATACTCAGAAAATTTTCGGCGTATTCTCCACACAGTCGCATTTAAATTTTGATTTGGACCGACTCAAGAAGAATATAGAGACTGAACCGAGTCTGGCGGCGATGACCAGTAAAGCGATTGATGCACTGCAAGCACAGAGTCATGGACAAGGCTATTTCTTGATGGTTGAGGGTGGGCGTATTGACCATGCGCTACATGCTAATAATGCCAAACGGGCATTGCAGGAAACCAAGGCATTTAATGATGCAATTCAAACTGCACTGGATAAAGTGGATTTGAGCAATACCTTGATTGTAGTGACGGCAGACCATGACCATGTGATGACCTTTAATGGTTATGCCGCACGAACGGGTCAAACGACGGAAACTAATCCAGGTATTTTGGGGCTGAGCTATGACTATAATATTGCAAAAGAGCAAAATGCTTACAGCAAAGTGCTGGCTGATGGCCAAGTACATAATCCATACCGCGATGTAAATGGGGCAACAGGAACGACGCTTGTTTTTGGAAATGGTACGGGTAAACGTTTAGATATTCGTGACAGTATTAGCAACGAGCAAGCCTTTGCTGACGACTATAAACAAGAAGTCGGGGTACAACTGACGAAAAGCGAAACACATGGCGGCGGAGATGTGATGCTGTTTGCTGAAGGAAAGAATTCAAATCTATTCAAAGGCACACAAGAAAATACATGGGTATTTGAGCAATTGAAAAAGGCGTTTGGATTCTAATGGATACAAGATTTATACGGCCGTTCAAATTCAAAATGAAATTCTTAGCATTGTCTTTCAGTTTGCTCAGTCCATGGGTATGGTCGGCCGATGAATATCGTATTGATTATCAGATTGAACGATTGGATGCCAATGGGGTCACGACCATTCAAAAATACAGTGAGAAAATAATTCGAGATGAGCAAAATATTTGGATTGAACGTTTAAACACACAAACGCATGCTGACGAAGCCCAGACACATAGCAACGCTCATGTGTCTGCCAAAACAGACACCCATGAGCATGTGAGTTTTGACAGTGCAATTCAGTGGATGCAGCGCAAAGATGTAGTCGGGCAAGCAAACGTAGAAAGTCCGTTTCAGCGTTTTTATATTTTGCCAGATGAAAAAATGCGGGTGCAATTGCAGGATGTCGATCAAGAAATGCTAGGGATGAAAAACTGTTGGCGCTGTGAATATAGTTTGATTCATCCTGACATTTTAAAGCGAGCACAATTGATTCAACGTGATCCGAAGTTAGCGCATTATCAAATACGCAGTGCTGGGCAAACGTTGAATATTATATGGAGTGAACAGGATCAACTGGTTCAAAAATACGAATTGCTCAAACCGACCTCAGGCTATGCCAAAACCTTTACCGTGCGCAAAATTGGCCAACATGTTGCTATACCTTGGACACAAACAGAAAAATACAGCGAACGTGACTATGCGGACTTTAGTGATTAGCCGATGAGTTTTTGACTTTTAATTTCGACGTTACAATAGAAATACCCGTGATTTTTTTGGGAAAAATAAGCGCTTAGGACTGTGCCGCTTGTACGGTTAAACCACTCCACCGCTTAAACGCACGTCGAAAATTAGTGGCATCGTTAATTTGTAAATACTGAGAAATCTGTTCAGTTTTAAAACCATGTACACGATATAAAATGATGGCAGTATGCAAACGACTTTGATCGAGTTGCGCCTGAAAATGGGTCTGATGCTTTTTCAGTTTACGTTTTAAGGTGGCAGAACTCATTTGAAAATAGTCAGCGGTTTGTTCAAGTTGAATATTATTTTGAATATTCTGCATTAAATATTGGTGCAAACTGAGCAAAAAATTCTGTTGAATATTTTGAGCTGTCATTTCTTTCAGCGCATATTGATAACTGATTGAAGCTAAGGTCGAAGAGGCATTGGGAAGTTTTTCATAAATCAAATCGCGAGGTAGGCTCATCATGTTGATCGGGCGATTAAACTCTAAAGCACTGCCTAAATGTGTCCAATATTGTTCAATATAATCCGGTTCAGAAAAATTAAACTCGAATTTCCACGCTAATTTGGCTTGGTACAGTTGACGGCTAAACGCTTGTACTGCACTCATTGCGCTTTCGATTAAAAAGCGATTTTCAAGCTTGTTTTCATCTAACCAATAAATATGAATATGGCTTTGACTGTACATGAGTCGAGGGCATAACCAAGGTGAAACGGACGCGGAAAATGTTAAATAACGGCTAAGTGCCTCATCGAAGGTCGATGCATAAAGCATGGATTTAATGGCGTCATTAAAGGGGGTGGTTAGGCTGCGTTGACCAAATAAAAAACTGATGTCCTGATTGCGAAAACACTGTTCAGCATTTTTTAAAACCTGTTGTAACTGTTGTTGACTAATTAGTTTTTGCCCCGAAAAGATATCTTCTAAGAAAATACTGCTGCCACTGAGCAGGACGTGATGTTCGACTTCATGACTCGCTGCCAAATCAATTAAAATAGACAATTGATGATGCGCAGGAATGTAGCTGTAGTCGCATTCAAAGCTCATACCATGACTCGCTTCGGTGAGTAGTACTGCTTCACTTGGAGCAATTGCTGATTTAAGGCACTCAAGAGTTGTTGGGCAGTTTGGTATTGTCCGACAGCGCAGCAGGTCGTGAGTGCTTTTAGAGGAATGTGCACAGACAGATCACGTTGATAATAAGCACTGACCATAAGCATGCGTTCAAGTTGAGCAGCCATTTTTTCAGCCTGTTGTAGCTTAGTCTCTGGTAACAACATAATAAAACGATCTCCTGCGAAGCGGCAGAGCAGGTCTTGTGGTCGTAAGTTTAAGCTAATCAATTGTGAAACATGCTGTAAAATAGATGTGCCTTCATCAAAGCCATGTGTTTGATTAATCTGATTAAAATTATGCATATCTAGCAGTATGACGGACATGTCGCTGGGTTCATGCAAGTTTTGCTCGATTGCGGCTTTGAGCTGTGTTTTAAAATAATGAGCATCGGCCAAAGGGGTGAGTGCATCGAATAAGCGATGATCCCGATAAATACGTTCTCGTTTTTGCATGTGTTTAGAAATTGCCTGTTCTTCTTGATGCCAAAAATAAATCCCGATGGTAAATAGATACAGTCCAATTGGAAAAGGAATGGACTCAAGCCATGCATCCCACATGATTTCTTTAGGCAGGCGAATAAACTCATCTAAGCTGTCCATCCACATGTGGAAAAAAATAAAACACAGTCCATAAAAGATATAGTTGGTTACACGGCCCAAAGGACGGCTTTTAATAATAAAGAAAATCCAAATACCAATAAAAACAGTTGCTCCCCCTTCACCTAAAATATCGACCCAGTTCCATTCAGCAAATGACTTGCTCTGCCCAAGTAAGATAAACAACCAAAGGGATAAGCTACAGGCAGTCGCTACACATAATAAAGGCCAGCGGTAGTAAGCAAAGTATTTAGGCATAGCATTTTTTGAAATGATTTATTTTCGCCCAAGCTAAACAGATTTAGATGACAGTTTGATGGCAATGGCTAGGGTCAAAATAGATCAGGGTATTTTTGATTTTTGAGAATAAAAATGCTGAAAAACCCTATCTTTGAGGTGAATATGCATCATTCTGTATGCTCAGTATTTTCTCTATACAGATCAAATTAGCTCATTTTTTGCTGAAAAAGGCCAAAAACAAATAAAAAGGACAGATCGTAAAAGGCACTGTCACATCATGTTCACATTCAATTTCTATTGTGCGTTCAAACCATGCCACTTTGGCTTGAGGGGAAGAACATAATGCAAAATAATCAGAGCCGTTTCATGAAACATAAGCGTGCGGGTTTTCAGCTCAGCACACTGGTCCTGTCAATGCTGAGCATGACGCATCTACATGCCGAAGATAACACGGTGGAATATGTACAGGTCATTGGTCAAGCTGCAAGTATGGATAAAGCACTCAAAGAACAAAAACGTGCCGACCAAATCAGCAGTGTGGTACATGCCGATGGCATTGGACAATTACCCGATGACAATGCCGCAGAAGCGTTGCAACGGATACCAGGTGTATCTACAGAGCGTGACCAAGGCGAAGGACGTTTTGTTTCCGTTCGTGGTTTAGGCGCTGACTTAAATGCAGTAACCATCAATGGTACTTTGGTTCCCGCGCCTGAAAGCGATCGCCGTGGCGTAGCATTGGATGTCTTACCTTCAGAGCTAGTACAGTCATTGGCTGTGGTGAAAACGCTGACACCAGACATGGATGCCAACTCATTAGGTGGTACGGTGCAGGTTGAAAGTTTATCGGCTTTTGACCATGACGGTTTGTTTTATACGGGAACGATTGAAGGTGGTTATGATGAAAAACGGGAAAAATATAGCCCTAAAGCATCTGGTGCTATCAGTAATCGTTTCAGTGTTGGTGAGGGGCAAGACAACCTTGGGGTGGCACTGGCACTGAGTTATCAAAACCGAAAATTTGGCTCGGACAATGTTGAAACGGGTGGGGCTTGGGATGGTGACGCACTTGAAGAAACCGCAATGCGTCAATATGACATCGAGCGTGAGCGCATTGGTGCGGGTTTAAACTTTGATTACCGTCCGAATGACAGAGGCGAATACTATTTAAGAACTTTATATAGTCGCTTTAAAGACACTGAATCACGTCAGGAAGTGGCGGCTGAATTTTCTGATCCACAACTTGCAGGCCAGCGTGGTGATGCAGAAGTGACTCGTTCACTGAAGAGCCGTGAAGAAACACAAGAAATACAGTCTTTTGTCCTCGGTGGTAAGCAAGGTTTTGGCACGTGGACGGTGGAAGGTCAGCTCGGTTATAGCGAAGCATCGGAGGAAAATCCAGGGGGAATTTCGGGGGCAAAATACCAAGGTGATTTTAGTAATATTGGATTTAATAGTACGCAAAAACCTGTAATTACGGCAGACCAAGATTTTTATGATGCGGCCAACTATGAGTTAGATTCGGTGTCGTGGGAAAAATCTAAAACCACCGATAAAGAATACAACGGTAAATTAGACTTTTTGAAAGACTATATGCTGGGGAATTATGCTGCTGTATTGAAGTTCGGCGGAAAAATCAGTCAACGTGAAAAAACCAACAATACCGATGAATGGAAATATGAAGATCTCAGTACGTCAAGTTCAGATTTCAATTCAAACAGCCATTATGAACTGGGTCAGTTTGGTCCAACCATTAATAAAAACGCTATTAAAGATAAAATCAGTGGATTAAATCCAAATGATTATGTGGTTGCTGACGGTTCAATCATTAATGACTTTAAGTCGAATGAAGACATACAAGCGGCTTATGTCATGAATACCGTTGATTTGGATCAACTGCGTGTGATTGCAGGCTTACGTTATGAAAATACCAACTTTGAAGCACGTGGTTTTGAGTTCAACGATGATGTGATCACTGCGACTAAATATAAAAATGACTATGATCATTGGTTGCCAAGCCTACATTTACGTTATCAATTGGCCGATAACGCTTACCTCCGTGCCGCTTGGACCAATAGTGTGGTACGTCCAAACTTTGCGCAAAGTGCACCAAGTGTTTATATCGATGGCGATGAAGCTGAGTTTGGTAACCCAATGTTAAAGCCTTTAGAATCTTCTAACTTTGATTTGGGGGTGGAAAAGTATTTTGGCAAAGCCAGTATGGTGGGTTTCTACGCATTTTATAAAGATATCGATAACTTTATTTATAACACCAATATTGCAGGAACAGGGCAATGGGCTGACTTTGATGAAGCTATAACCTATAAAAATGGTAATGAAGCAAAACTGTACGGGATGGAGTTTGCCTACTCACAAAAGTTTGACCATCTAGGAGCACCATGGAACGGGTTCTTGTTGGGTTTAAATACCACCTTTAGTAAGTCAGAGGCGGATATTGATTCGATGAAAGATGGCGAACTTCTGAGCCGTCGTATTCATTTACCAAACCAGTCGGATGTGGTCGGTAATGCCATGATTGGTTGGGAAAATGAGCGCTTTGGTGTACGACTTTCAGCAAATTATAAATCGAACTATTTGTATGCATTAGGTGATATCGACACGCCAGAAAAAGACATTTATACCGATGACCAAATCTTCCTTGATTTCAGTAGTCATGTGAATTTATCTAAAAACTTACAATTGACGTTTGATGTGCAAAACATCACCGATGAAACTTATTACAACTATGCAGGCTCTAAGGCTTATAACGCTCAATATGAAGAATATGGCCCAGCATACAAACTTGCACTGACCTACACCCATTTTTAAGTCGAATTAAATTTAGTTCTCAGGTTTGCTCAGTAAAAGCAGACCTGAGTTTCCTTGCCCAATTTTGAGTGTCTCTATGAAATTTTCATCTTTTAAATTGTCTGCTTTAAGCAGTTGCTTGCTGTTATTGAGCGCATGCAGTCAGCACAGCGTGCCCCAAGCTCCGCAAAATAGCCAGTCGTTAAGCTCGGCTGAAATACCAATAGATCAGCCTATGGCAGCGAAGTTGCAATTACGTGAAGTCGACATGAATGGGGCAAAAACTGAGGATGTGCAATGGTTAAGCTTGAGTGCATGGCCTGAGGTTGCCGCACTGTTGAGCAGTAAAAACAAAGGGCTACAAATCTTAGATGATCAACAAAATGTACTACATCAAATTCAAGGTCAGTTTGGGCGTTTTGATTATCGGATTGGTTCGGAGCGTTTATTGATTGCTGCGTCAAATTTGCAACAACAGCAAATTCAACTGATGAGCATGAACTTAAAAAATAAAGCATGGGACAAACCCAGCTTTATTCCAAAGCGTTCATTTAAGTCTGAAGATGTTTGCTTATATACCGATGCTCAAGGGCTGAGTTTTGCTTTTTTAGTAGGCGAAGAGGGGCTTGGTGAACAATGGTTGGTGGCTCAGCATGAGAAGGCTTTGAGTCAACCACAGTTGGTACGCCGTCTCAGTTTTCCACCTGCTAGTAGTGTATGCAAAGTGAATGATGCCACAGCAGAGCTGTTTATTAATGAAGCGAATGTTGGCGTTTGGGCATATCCAGCTCATTCCGAAGCAGACATGGTGCGTCAGGCGGTGGATCTCGTGCAACCCTTTGGTTCGATTCAAGGTTCACCTTCTGCAATTGCGATTGTAGATGATCATGTCGCTGTACTCGATGCGGAAAAACCTTTGCTTTATCGCTATCAAAAGCAAGATAAGCAATGGAAAGCACAGCCACCCTTACAATTAGACACGGTGAAAGAAGCAGAGACTTTGAGTGTTCAAGGTAATTTAACCGATAAATCCTTGCTGATTTTAGATGATAAAACCGTAAAAGTGACAGATGTGGAATGGGAAACTCAGACCCAGACCAAAGCTCAGAATATCATCACCATTCTAGCAGAAGTGCAGACGGAGGGTGTGCCAAGTACAGGTGACGCGGCTGATGATCCTGCGATTTGGCATAACGCTACACAACCGAGTCAATCCCGCATTTTAGCGACAGATAAACAAGGTGGTTTACAGGTTAACGATTTACAGGGCAAAACCGTGCAGTATTTGCCAGTAGGGCGATTGAATAATGTTGATGTACGCCACGGTTTTAAATGGGGCAATCAAACGGTCGATTTGGCTGTGGCATCGAACCGAGATCATAACAGCCTGCATCTCTTTGCGATTCAACCCAAAACGGGCAAGGTTTCTGTGCTCGGCGAGCTAGCAACTACATTGGATGATATTTATGGCATTTGTATGTACCGCGATGCTCAAGGGGAAATCTATGCCATTCCCAACGATAAAAACGGGACTTTTGTTCAATACCACATCACGGCTGCACAGCAAAAATTACGGGCTGAAGAAGTACAACGTTTTTCAGTTCAAACCCAACCTGAAGGCTGTGTCGTAGACGATGCCACAGGACGTATTTTCTTGGGTGAAGAAGATGTCGCGGTGTGGGTAAAAGATCTCAACCCAAAAACTCAGCTCCCTATGCAGCAGGTGATAGGTGTAGGAGAGGTGATGCATGATGACATTGAGGGAATGGGACTTTATCACGGTAAAAAGCAAAGTTATTTGGTAGTTTCAAGCCAAGGCAATGACAGCTTTGTGGTGCTTGATGCCGCAGCACCTTACACGGTTCTTGGCGCATTTCGTATCGGCATCAATACCGACAAAGGCATTGACGCTGTGTCTGAAACAGATGGACTAGATGTGAGTTCCCTAAATTTTGGTGGCAAATGGAAGCGAGGCATGTTGGTGGTGCAAGACGGACGTAAACGTATGCCTGAAACCAATCAGAACTTTAAATATGTGCCTTGGGAAAAAATCGCCCAAGCGCTGCATTTGGACTAAATAACTCTTTAGTACTTTAGTACCTGAGTGAGTACATGGGCTGCTAAAGAATCACAGCCCATTTTAAAAATATATATGTACTGCACCATGCAGTAAAAAAATTGGAGTGCGTTATGCAAGCAACGATGGATCAAATGTCAGTTTGGATGTTGATTAGCCATGCCAGTGTGTTGGTAAAAGTAGTGATGTTGATTTTGGTTTTATCCTCAGTCGTAAGTTGGTATTTAATCGTGCGTCACGGCATGTTACTTCGTGGACAAGAGCAGCTTTGGAACCGTTTTTTAAAGAATTTTAGACAGCAAAAAGATCTCAATCTTTTACAGCAAGATTACCAACAGCCTGAACAACAAAAAGGCGTTGTCAGCATTTTTCAACATGGGGTGGATGAATACCATCAATTGATCAAAGATGAGCAACTCACCACAAGTGATGTGATTGATGGGGTAGAACGTCGTTTACTCAGTAGTATTAGTGAAGAAGAAGAAAAGCTTCAGCAGAATCTAACCTTTCTCGCAACAGTCGGTTCAGTCAGCCCTTATATAGGCTTATTTGGAACGGTCTGGGGCATTATGAATGCGTTTATTGGACTGTCTGCCGTTGAACAGGCAACCCTCAATACAGTTGCACCAGGGATTGCAGAAGCGCTGATTGCGACAGCTATTGGTTTATTTGCCGCTATTCCTGCGGTCGTGGCGTATAACCGCTTTTCGGCACGTGCTGACAAGCTTTCCAGTCGTTATTACGGTTTTGCCAATGAGTTGCAAACGCGTATTTATCGTTTGTTGGGGCACACTGAGCGCACTTCGCGTTAAGGAGCAAGAACCATGATTAAGCGTCCTCAAAAATTCAAACCCAATGCTGAAATGAATGTGGTTCCTTATATTGATGTCATGTTGGTGTTGTTGGTAATTTTTATGGTGACTGCACCAATGTTGACGCAAGGCATTCAAATTGATTTGCCTAAAGTGGATGCCAATGTCATGCCCGCGTCACAACAGCAGCGTATTGTAACCTTATCTATTCAAGCCAATGGCCAGTATTACTGGAATATTGGATCAGAAGTGAATACCGAGAAAGTTACGGATCAGGCCATTGATTTAGCCACTATGCAACAAAAGCTCGTTCCGATTATTCAAAAAGATAAAAGCTTACAGTTTTATGTACGTGCCGATCAGGATGCTGATTATCAACTGGTTGCACAGGCCATAGCATCCTTGCAAAAAAGTGGGGTAACGAACTTGGGGCTAGTGACAGAGGAACCACAATCATGATGACAACCGTTTCCAAAATTAGGTTTCGTGATCAAGGCCTAGCACTTTCGGTCACGGCTGGATTGCATATTGCGCTAATTGCATGGTTATGTACGGTTGAGATGCATGAAACATTGGCGGAACCCAAGCCGAAAACCATTCAATTACAATTTGTGCAAATACCCCCTCCAGCCAAACAACAACCTGAACCTAAAAAGCCTGAGCCGATAGTCGAAGAAAAACCCTTACATGGGCCTGTCAAGAAACAGCTTGAGAAACCTACTGAAGTCCAACCGAAAACCACCAAGAAGTTTGTAGAGTCACAGAGCAACAAAATTGTACCTACAGCGTCTAAACCGACACAGCAAGTCGTGACGGAAAAGCAAACGGCTGTAGCGGAATCTCAGAAAACAGTAGATACGCAGTCTCAAGCGGATATACCAACTCAGACGAAGACCCAGAAATCAGTAGAACCTAAAGCACAAACTCATCCTGAATCATTTGATGTTAAAAATTATCAACCTGTTACAAAAATAGCACCAGCTTATCCTGAACAAGCTTTGGATCGTCAGCTAGAGGGGGATTGTACGGTGGTGTATAGCGTGAACGAAAAAGGACGGGTAGAAAATCCAAAGGCACAAGGCGACTGCCATCCGATGTTTGTACGACCTTCGATTCAGGCTGCTCTCACTTTTAAATATCAGCCTCGTCTCGTCGATGGCAAACCGACCAGTGTGTCGAATGTTAAAAATACCTTCCAATATCGTATTGAAAGTTAATCTTATTCCGTGGGTGCCATAAATTCTCCTTTAAGCTCTTTTCATTTCTATATTTTTCAATTGCCCGTACTCTTCTTGCCGATAATATTTAGTAGCAAATTCAAGATACTATAAGATTACATGGTTATTACTGCTCAAAAAAACAGTAAAAATATCATAGAAGCTATTTTATGGAAGCTATGTACGGGTGCGACATGGCATGATATTCCTCAAGAGCTCTGCCCTTTGCAAACTGCTTACAATCGATTTCATCACAGGCAAGTTAAGATACTTTTTTAACTGTCATGATCCTGAGCAGATCCAAGAATACACGGAATTGGGTATTTTAGGTGTTGGTCGAATCCACAGAAATAATTCTAGTGAAGTAGAAAAAATGGCTAATGCTGTGCGCTATTTAGTACGGCCTGAAAAAGATGCGCAACATCTGCGTGTGAAATGCAAAGCCAAGATGCGTACATTTCAATGAGTTGAAAATAATCTCAAATATACATTATCTAGATGAAAACGAGTTTTTTTAACTTTGCAATGCTTGCCAATCGGTGAGCCTTTGTCATTTCTAGAGGTATATATTATGAGTTTAAATTGTCCTTATTGCTTATCGGATCAAGTCATTCAGGTAGTGAATCAGCAGGTGAGTGGGTCTGATTCTACAGGTCTAGCCGCATCTGCATCGTTCGCAACTATCGGTGCAACCATTTCAAAGGGTTTACCTTTGCCTGTATCACCACTGCTTGGCGGGCTTGCAGTCATTGGTGGCCTATTCAGTAGTGTGTTTGATGAGCCTAAAAAGCCGATCACGCTGACGTATTACCATTGCAACCACTGTCAGCAAAACTTTCGTTGAATCATCATAGGAGATAAGAACGATGGCACATCAAATCGAACAAATCGCCTATGTTGGCGAAACCCCTTGGCATGGTCTGGGTAATCAACTCAGTCCGAACCAACCACTCGAAGTTTGGGCACAGCAAGCTGGGATGGACTGGCGGATAGAATCCTCTAACGTCAGCTATATGGCACAGAATGAGCGTGGTCAGAGCATCATCATGCCATTTGAAGAGCAGCGTGTCTTGTATCGTTCAGATACCCATGCACCTTTATCTGTAGTCAGTCAGCGTTATCAGGAAGTTCAGCCTAAAGAGATTCTGGAGTTCTACCGGGATCTGACTGAGCAATCTGGCTTTGAGTTAGAAACCGCAGGGGTTTTGAAAGGCGGGAAGAAGTTCTGGGCTTTGGCACGTACAGGTCAAAGTTCCGCTTTAAAGTCTAAGGATGTCAGTAATGGTTATATCCTGCTGGCTACTGCGTGTGATGGCACCTTGGCAACGACAGCACAGTTCACCAGTATCCGGGTGGTCTGTAACAACACTTTAGCTATTGCGCTACGTGGACAGAGCAGTAGTGCTGGAGTGGTGAAGGTTCCACATAGTACCAAGTTTGACGCAGAGAAAGTGAAACAGCAATTGGGTATTTCAGTGCGTGCATGGGATGAGCACATGTATGAGATGAAACAGCTCACGCAGCGTAAGGTGAGTCAACAGGAAGCCAAGGCTTACTTTGATGCCGTGTTCAATAACAGCACCATGTCAATTTCTGATCCTGAAGAAAACATCATTCAGTTCTATCGTAATGTCGCACAGCAAGTTCAGGAGAAAAAGCCTGAACCGAATGGTCGCGCCATGAATAAAGTGTGTGATTCATAGAGATCGTTTCAATTTAGCGATCTCTAAATCCATCTTGTAATTGGCATGTTGAATCCGTTCATTGGATGGGTTGTATTGCTTCTGGACCTCATCAGAGAAAGGGGTTTCTTCACATAATTCAAAGTACCTTTCCATCGGTGTTTTACCTTTCAAAGCTGAATGTGGTCTCATCCAGTTATAGTATAGTAATGCTGCCATTCGGCTAGCTTGTCTTGAATATCTTCAGAATTAATATCGACAGTAGCGTAGAACTCAGATTTATCAGTCTTTTGAGAGCGCTCTACCTTGCCATTCAAATGAGGTGAACCTGGTTTATTTGGCCTAAATTTGATTCCATGCTGCATCAATTTTTTCTGTACTTTTTCAGCAAAAAATTCCCGCCCTCGATCGGTCTGTATTCGCTGTATGGGAAAAGGCATTTCTTCAATTACGCAGTCTAAAAAGTCGAGCGTATTCGCTGCTGTTCGGCGTTTATATATCCTTAAAACGCGATATCGTGTGCAGTCATCGATAGATGTGTACTGATATAGCCCAGGACCCAATTTACAAGTATCCATTTGAATCCTATCGCCTGGTAATGGGCGTTCATAACGAATGAAATCT
The nucleotide sequence above comes from Acinetobacter sp. 10FS3-1. Encoded proteins:
- a CDS encoding diguanylate cyclase domain-containing protein, whose product is MPKYFAYYRWPLLCVATACSLSLWLFILLGQSKSFAEWNWVDILGEGGATVFIGIWIFFIIKSRPLGRVTNYIFYGLCFIFFHMWMDSLDEFIRLPKEIMWDAWLESIPFPIGLYLFTIGIYFWHQEEQAISKHMQKRERIYRDHRLFDALTPLADAHYFKTQLKAAIEQNLHEPSDMSVILLDMHNFNQINQTHGFDEGTSILQHVSQLISLNLRPQDLLCRFAGDRFIMLLPETKLQQAEKMAAQLERMLMVSAYYQRDLSVHIPLKALTTCCAVGQYQTAQQLLSALNQQLLQVKQYYSPKRVMV
- a CDS encoding TonB-dependent receptor; the protein is MQNNQSRFMKHKRAGFQLSTLVLSMLSMTHLHAEDNTVEYVQVIGQAASMDKALKEQKRADQISSVVHADGIGQLPDDNAAEALQRIPGVSTERDQGEGRFVSVRGLGADLNAVTINGTLVPAPESDRRGVALDVLPSELVQSLAVVKTLTPDMDANSLGGTVQVESLSAFDHDGLFYTGTIEGGYDEKREKYSPKASGAISNRFSVGEGQDNLGVALALSYQNRKFGSDNVETGGAWDGDALEETAMRQYDIERERIGAGLNFDYRPNDRGEYYLRTLYSRFKDTESRQEVAAEFSDPQLAGQRGDAEVTRSLKSREETQEIQSFVLGGKQGFGTWTVEGQLGYSEASEENPGGISGAKYQGDFSNIGFNSTQKPVITADQDFYDAANYELDSVSWEKSKTTDKEYNGKLDFLKDYMLGNYAAVLKFGGKISQREKTNNTDEWKYEDLSTSSSDFNSNSHYELGQFGPTINKNAIKDKISGLNPNDYVVADGSIINDFKSNEDIQAAYVMNTVDLDQLRVIAGLRYENTNFEARGFEFNDDVITATKYKNDYDHWLPSLHLRYQLADNAYLRAAWTNSVVRPNFAQSAPSVYIDGDEAEFGNPMLKPLESSNFDLGVEKYFGKASMVGFYAFYKDIDNFIYNTNIAGTGQWADFDEAITYKNGNEAKLYGMEFAYSQKFDHLGAPWNGFLLGLNTTFSKSEADIDSMKDGELLSRRIHLPNQSDVVGNAMIGWENERFGVRLSANYKSNYLYALGDIDTPEKDIYTDDQIFLDFSSHVNLSKNLQLTFDVQNITDETYYNYAGSKAYNAQYEEYGPAYKLALTYTHF
- a CDS encoding helix-turn-helix transcriptional regulator gives rise to the protein MSFECDYSYIPAHHQLSILIDLAASHEVEHHVLLSGSSIFLEDIFSGQKLISQQQLQQVLKNAEQCFRNQDISFLFGQRSLTTPFNDAIKSMLYASTFDEALSRYLTFSASVSPWLCPRLMYSQSHIHIYWLDENKLENRFLIESAMSAVQAFSRQLYQAKLAWKFEFNFSEPDYIEQYWTHLGSALEFNRPINMMSLPRDLIYEKLPNASSTLASISYQYALKEMTAQNIQQNFLLSLHQYLMQNIQNNIQLEQTADYFQMSSATLKRKLKKHQTHFQAQLDQSRLHTAIILYRVHGFKTEQISQYLQINDATNFRRAFKRWSGLTVQAAQS
- a CDS encoding alkaline phosphatase, whose amino-acid sequence is MKHTLKTIPYMMLLLTASISSSALYAADTTVTPTKSVIFFLGDGMGPTTVTASRIYAVGENGKLAMDSMKHAARIKTYSEDGQTTDSAPSMGAYMTGQKNKNEVIAMTTGTVAVEPEEGKLPNGKSLAKAINRCPEQGSSMVAGMPALSILELAKKQGKAVGVVTTTELTHATPAATYAHICHRDAQYDIALQAVPKGKAYNPNLLDGINVLMGGGLNHWTPYDAVSNPKGRLDGRDLLAEFKQQGYQTVLSQSDLAQTVNTQKIFGVFSTQSHLNFDLDRLKKNIETEPSLAAMTSKAIDALQAQSHGQGYFLMVEGGRIDHALHANNAKRALQETKAFNDAIQTALDKVDLSNTLIVVTADHDHVMTFNGYAARTGQTTETNPGILGLSYDYNIAKEQNAYSKVLADGQVHNPYRDVNGATGTTLVFGNGTGKRLDIRDSISNEQAFADDYKQEVGVQLTKSETHGGGDVMLFAEGKNSNLFKGTQENTWVFEQLKKAFGF